The window ACCTGGCTGAACCAGGACTGGACCGGCACCGCCGAGATCGACCTGCTGACCGAGATGTCGTGTGACGCCGAGGCGCTGGCCGACGTGCGGGAGTTCTACGTCTACGTCAACCCGGGCTCCGTCCACATCGACAACGTCCGGGTCGAGTAGGACGGCGCGGTCTGCGGTACGCGTCGAGCCCGGCCCCCGTCGGCGTGGGGCCGGGGCTCGCCACGTCGTTGCTAACTCGCTGGTCCGGCGGCTCTGCGGCTCAGCGGAGCGTGGGTGCCTCAGCGACGAACGACCGCCAGGCGGTCGGGCCGAAGGCGAGCGTCGGACCGCCCTGGTCCTTACTGTCGCGGACCAGGACGCGGCCGGGGAGGTTGTCCGCCACCTCGACACAGTCACTTCCGTTGCTGTTGCTGCGGCTGGACTTGCGCCACGCCGGCTCGGTCATAGTTCCTTCACCAACTTCAAGATCATGTCTCGCGACTGGTCGCGCGGCAACGCAACACCACTCAGAGCCTGCCAGGCCTGTTCGAGGGCAGCAACCCGCTTCGGATCGGTCACCAGGCGTCCCTCCAACTGGTCGTCGACATAGCCGACGGTGCCGCCGGTCTCGGCCATGCTGGCAAGCATGAACGGCCCGCTCTGCCCGGGATGCAAGCCGGCGGACACCGGGGTTACCTGCACCAGCACCCGCGACCGGGTGCTCATCTCAGCGATGTGCTCCAACTGCTCCCGCATGATCACGGGGTCTCCCCGCCGAAGCCCGTCCTCGTCGATGATGAACTGACACACCGGCGGCTCCTCCCGCTCGAACACGGCGGCCTGTCGCGTCATCCTGAGGGCAAGGTATTCGTCGGCCTTTGCGGGAGTCAGCAGACCGCTGTGCAGGATGGCTCGGGCGTACGCTTCCGTCTGGAGCAGCCCAGGGATGATCTGGCACTCGTACCGCCGAATCGCGGAGGCCTCCTGCTCCAACTCCGGTAGCGCCCGGAACCAGTCTGGCGGGATGCTCTTGCGGGCGTTTTCGGCCAACTCCTTGACCAGTGGGGCGCTGCTGAATACCTGATCGATGTTGTCTGCCGTGTCGGGCATCGGTATCTGTCGACCGGTCTCGAACTTGGCGATCAGCGATGTCGAGACGCTGAGTCGCTGCGCCAACTGCTCCTGCGTCATGCCGCCGTTGAGTGAACGAAGAAACCTGAGCACCTGCGGAATGCCGTTGCTGCTCACTACTGCTCATCCTTCCGGCCCGTATCGGGGGCAGCGTCCTACTGGGAAACGACTGCCTTGCGTGCCGGTATCTTCTCCCGTCATGCCCATCTAGTCCAGGGTGGAGACGAAAATTGTATTGATCATCTTCGTCCAATTCTGTTCCGGGTCGGAGATGCTCGTCGAGCTTGATGCCAGAACTGAATCATGATGCACCTGTGGCATCAAGCTCGCGGAGACACCTTGGGTCCCGGGGAGAGCTGGGCCGGGGACTCCGCCGGTAGGTCAGCCACACATCCGGCTGACCCGCCGGCCGCACATCCGCCTGACAAGCCGGCGAAGAAGTTGTTGGTCCTCGGCCGGCCGCCGCCTCTCAACCATGTCCGGCACCTCGCCGGACGCCCCGCAATCAAGGCGGGGCCGCGACCCGGGCCGGACCCGGGACCCGGGTGGGGCATCGACCCGTCCGGCACGGAGAGGCTGGAGGACCAGATGATCTACACGACCAAGTTCGGGGTGCTGGCCCGGCGGTCGACCTGGCGGTGGGGCACCGTCACGTTCGTCGCCGCCGCCGTCCTGGGCGTGCTGCTGGCGGCGGTGCTGGCGGCCTGCGGCCCGTCCGGGTCGGGGCGGTTCGGCGCAGTGCCGGACGGCGGCGAGGTGTCCGGGGCAGCGGGGCTCGGCGGCGCGCCGACCGGGGTCGGCGGCAGCGGGTCGGCCGGCAACGGCGAGCCGCAGACCGACGGCGCCGACCCCGGCGACGGCAGCGATCCGGGTGGCGGCGGCACCGGCAGCGACGCTGACCACCCCAGCGGTGAGGATTCCGGTGACGGCGGGGACGGCGGTGAACCGGCACCGCCCGTGCAGCCGGCCGCCGAGGACTGTGTGACGTACGACCCGGCGAACCTGACCATCGAGCAGAGCGGCGACGCGTGGCGGATGCGCGACGGCGGCCACGCCATCAAGCTCTTCGCCACCAAGACCGACGCCGAGGACGGCGTCAAGGTGGCGCGCAACTGGACCCGGCTCTGCTTCATCGGCCGGGGCAACGACCGCGCCGACCGGCACCGCCACATCATCACCTACTTCCAGGGCCCGTCCGGGCTGCCGTTCGGCCCCGCGCCGCACTTCGACTGCATCACGTACGACCCGGCGGAGCTGGCGGTGCACGGACCCGACGGCGGCGGCTGGGGGCTGCGGGCCGCAGCCACCCCGCTGCTCTTCCTGGCCAGCGCGGCCGACGCCGAACGGGCCCGGCTGGTCGCGGCCGACAACACCCGGCTCTGCCTCATCGGCCACGGCAACGGGCAGCCCGACCCGTCGCGCTACCAACTGGAGTATTGGCGACAGTGACGATCCGTCCTCGACCGCGCCGCCTAGCATTGCCCGGGTGGACGATCGCACCATCGTGGCCGCGCTGGTCGCCGGTGACCCGCGCGGCCTCGACCGTGCCTACCGCGTGTACGCC is drawn from Micromonospora sp. Llam0 and contains these coding sequences:
- a CDS encoding DUF397 domain-containing protein; its protein translation is MTEPAWRKSSRSNSNGSDCVEVADNLPGRVLVRDSKDQGGPTLAFGPTAWRSFVAEAPTLR
- a CDS encoding helix-turn-helix transcriptional regulator; translation: MSSNGIPQVLRFLRSLNGGMTQEQLAQRLSVSTSLIAKFETGRQIPMPDTADNIDQVFSSAPLVKELAENARKSIPPDWFRALPELEQEASAIRRYECQIIPGLLQTEAYARAILHSGLLTPAKADEYLALRMTRQAAVFEREEPPVCQFIIDEDGLRRGDPVIMREQLEHIAEMSTRSRVLVQVTPVSAGLHPGQSGPFMLASMAETGGTVGYVDDQLEGRLVTDPKRVAALEQAWQALSGVALPRDQSRDMILKLVKEL